The window CAAATAATtgcacaacatttttttttccttctgatttcagGTAAAACTTACCTGAACTGCAGAATTGAAGTAGGTAAATAAGATACACAGAATATTATTGTTCCTACTCACTTGGCTGATTTTTACTTTGTAAATAGGAAGGGTGTTTTCAGATTTCAGAACAGGCCTTTCCTTACTGAATAATTATTTGTACTTCAGCATGTTAAACAGAGAACCTGTTCATTGTATAGTATAATACTGGCTCTCAGACAAGAGCCTGGAAGTAGAAAATGCACATTTGTTTAATCAGAAAGGAGCATGGTATGTGTATGTGCCTCCCTACAATGTATTTGCTGCCCCAGTTGTCTGATGTAGCTGGAGTAAAATGGCCCCTTGTATGGATAGTGAAGTGTGAAGCCAAACATGAGAAGTCTAAAAAATGTTGGACCCTAATGGGATTTGGATCAAGTGTGTGCTTTCCTACAGGCTTCAGCTGGCTTTGGATCTGACTATGCAAGTGCTCAAAATGGAGACCTAccttttggaaggaaaaatgtaaaaatcagCTGATGTAGAGTTGGTTTTCAGACAGTGTCTTGCTGTATAGACGGCTTACTGTGTGTTTGATGCTGGAGAAGTCATGTCTCTTCATTTTATTGATTAATAAAATGGGAATTATACCAGCTACCTTCTCAGCAGCCCTCTAAAGCTTGCATAATGCTCACTAGAGTGCTGTGATGAAAGCTGTGTGTTTATAAACTGTGTCATTTAACATTCTTATTATCTGTGATTTTATAGAAAGTATATGATGAAATGATTTAGTATGTTTTTAACTCAGTAGTGACTCAGACATGATGGTGGTAATGGTGTGTGGTTTGTTGTAGGTGTTTCTTTTAGTGGTGTCTGCATGGGTAGGACTGGTTTATTATTTCCATATGTTGACTTGGTATACCTGATATTTCAACTgagtttctctctctctatgTGCATGTTTCTACATAAGGGTGGGGACAGAATTGATAACTGTGGTGCTGACAGCATGGATGAAGCTTGTGAGGGTCTGGTTCTCTGTTCTGAGCTCATCTCCAAATCTGCAGTTACCATCCTTACACTGGCTCTGCCAGCAAGGGGATTCACCTAACTGCATTATTCATGCCATGGAATAGTCCCTCAGGAAAGTTGTTGGTGACCGTCACATGTCAGTATTACTGAAGAAATACATtgctctgaaaagaaagaagagaagctgAAGTGTTGGAAGGAGTTTTCTGAGCTGCCCATACCAGGACAGACATATATTAAGCATCTAGTTCAGAAGAGCATCCAGAACACCGACTCTGTATACCATCAAGCCAAAACTACCATGACCCACAAGGCCACTCCTTATATCCTGTTGTATAGTTAGGACCTGTCGTAAAAGGTCAGAAGCTGGTTTCTGTTGCCTTTGACACAGGTATAAGTCAAGAGCAGTTCTGCTGGCATTACTATGATGTGAGAGGAGACTGcaaaatatgttaacaatagccaaatttaattttatgtggAAGGAGGGTGGGTACTACTGTACCACATATTTCAAGGACTTATGATCCAATCTAACCAATACCACAACATTGCTCACAGTGTTTCATCTCTGAAGTAACTCTCCCAAGACCAATTGAGATAATGAAACTGGGAGTGTTTCACATTCTCGtcagatgaaaattttcatggAAGTGAAAGTGGTGGCCAGCAAGCCAAGTTAGGTTCTCAGTGCTTCAGAAATCAGGAGGTTTTGCCCACCATTTGTTGTTGAGGTTATCTGATGAGTTTTCCGTTTGCTAATGCTATGTGATTTTGAAGCAATAGCTTTGCATTGTAAGTCCAACACTACAAAGTTTTAATTGACAGTATGTGATCTCGGATGTAATGACAAACCTCTCATCAGTGATTGTTGTTTCAAACACAGTGCAGCAGCATGTTGGAAGTCTaatggtgaatgaattcctgcAACAGCTTAGTGATTCAGTCCAAAGCAGAGGAGTGGCCGTCCTACCATTAACTACTGCCACTTCATTGCCTAAGCAGTAAAGATGCTTTTAGAGCCCACAGACTCTGCCTAGAGCTTTCCCATTAGCTCCAGCCTCTGATCAAACCTAAAGTGTCTGTATTTGATCTCCTCTGAAAATCAGGTGAGCCtcttcttttgtctcttgtCAGTAAAGCGAAAGCTTCTTTATTCCAGCAAAGTAATAGTGATGCTGTTTGTAACTGTTTAGAAAAGCCTAAATGAGCTGGTTGCTTGAGTGGGGGGAGTAAGGGCAACTGTGTAACCTGCAGGAAAGCAGTGTGTTTCAGAAGTGAGGGGGTGAGTCTCAAAATTGTTTGTTCATTCATTTCTGTTAGCTTTTGAGTGAAGACATGGGTTAATGAGACAGTAAATACCCTCAGGaagcaggatgaaaaaaaatatttcagagggaTGATTCCCTAcagtatttctgtgaaattctgGTCATagacttttctattttatattcTTGCATGTGAAGATGCATGAGAAAGCAAGTCTATCCATCCCCTGGCTTTGTACAGCCTTCAGGCACAttttaagagagagaaaaaaatcagttcttagGACAGCTAAGTCTCTAAGAGAAGTTAAGCAGTGAGTTTGACTTCTGCAGTCCTGCATTGCAAAGATAATGTAGTTTTGTATTGTGTAAAGTGATAGAAAGATGAAAGAGGAAGagtcttagcttttattgcaaGACACTGAACAGAAGACTCTCCAGACAGGAAATGTATAGGAGATTCTTGTTTGTTCTGATTCTTCCTTGGTGGGTTAAAGAACAGTTTCATCTGGCTGCATAGTAGAGTAATCTTTTGGATTAGTCTTTGGGTTGAGTTTGACCATGATGTATGTGTGCTTTCACAGACAATTTCAACATGTGACTCCTGGTACACAGAAGACTTGAGTTCATGAGTTGTTTGCTGAAtgttttggttgctttttctctgcattaaTTGGTTTTATGCAGACTTACTGAATGTATGGAGAGGAGTGGGAAAGAGTATGTGTTTAATATGAATAATCATGTTTACATATTCAGTAGAAAATAACTTATAAAACATGgtgtcttctgtttttcttggaaaaggTTTAACAGCAGTGAGTACTGTGCTTCAAAATGTGTCTTTTGAAGATGAGTTTTATTTGGTACTCAGcttgttgttttaaataaaaacgCCTTGCATGTTCTGGTGAATATTTACAGGTGAGGAAGGGAGTCAAAGTAGCCACATAAGAGTGCCAGGTATATtagagtgggaaaaaaatagttacCTGAGCTGTAAAACTCTAGAGCTAACATCCTTAGTATTGTAAACTGGGACATCGACTCCATGCCATCGCAAAGTGTGTCAACTGCAAGCTCAGTCTGTGCAGCAGTACTCACCTGTTCTTCTGAGCggcttttaaataaacagctGACTGGCACAGAGCATTTGAGAGCTGGATGTTATGGGTCTTAGTAACAAACACAAACTGTAGGGCAAAGTTGTCTCTTTGAAGTGCCTTCATTTTCTGCCAATGACACTTAACTAAATTGTTCCAAGGCTAGTTTTGTTTGAAGTCTTCTTTCCCCGACCTATGTCAGGTTTCAGGATCTCCAGGTTTGAACATTACTCCAAGGGGCATGTTGGATATGACAGTAGTCTGCCTGGAGTTCATCCCTGAACTTACCATATTatgctggcactgaaaaaatgactgtttgTAAACTCATGATTGGAGTATCCCTCCATCATGCcatcagcaaaatgaaaaccaagcacttctctgcttgttttgtttAGCTGCTGCTTCCTGGCAAATTGGGTGGATGCTTATCTTTCAGCTATTTGGGAGAGGATTTTTTATGGCACTTACGTTCTATTGTGTGGGGATGGCATCTAGCACACCAGATTTCTCTTTGCTTGATATGTGTTGCTTTCTTGTGgtacttaagaaaaaagaagcacctttttctcttcctttctgcccCTCAGCAAAGCTTTGGGCAACTGTCTTCAGAAGAATTTAGTGCTTTCCACACAGCCTAGTAGAATTTTCATGGACATGATTTCTGTTAAGGGAAACAATGGAGCATACATAATACCATGAAGAGAATTCATCAGCCACTGATCGGGCAGGTTTTTTGTAGTGCTGTGCAAATTTAAAACTTACTGTGTTATCTAATTTAAACAATGCACAGCATGAAATGCTTACACTCTCTTTAAACATAAAACCTGCAGTAGTAGAACAAAAGTCTAATTGTCATAGCCCCTATCTACCCTATTACCTACTCATTGCCTACATTTGCTGATGATAATACTCTTCTGCACATATGTATAAGAACAAACAAGGCTCTAAtatggtgtcctggtttcagcctggatagagttaattgtcttactagtagctggtacagtgctgtgttttgagttcagtatgagaagaatgttgataacacactgatgttttcagttgatgctcagtagtgtttagactaaagtcaaggatttttcagcttctcatggccagccagcaagaaggctggaggggcacaagcagttggcacaggacacagccagggcagctgacccaaactggccaaaggggtattccagaccatgggacgccacatctagtgtataaactggggcggtgggggatcgctgctcagggactaactgggtgttgatcggcaggtggtgagcaattgcactggacatcatttgtacattccaatccttttattactaccgttgtcattttattagtgttatcattattaatttcttctttgctgttctattaaaccattcttatctcaacccacaagttttgcttttcccagttttctcccccatcccactgggggcggggggcagtgagtgagcggctgcatggtgcttagttgctggctagggttaaaccacgacgtgcggtaatttattttttcagtcagaCTGGCTGTTAAAACCATTCTTTGTTGCTAGAGTAGGTTAGATGGAGCAACCGCAAAGTCTATGCTCTTCCTTTTGCAAGAATGACAATGCCAAGTATTCCCCTGTAGAGAAGATGCATAGAGCGGTAAAGAAAGTGGCAGCTTCACCTTCACTTTCTAATCATTCTACACAATCCAATAGAAAATCAAGACCACTGCTGAATTCCTGAAGGTGGGTCAAGAAAGATAACAGTCTCTGTATGGTCCTGTGGGAAATAGGAATTATTTCTGTGCAATACTGTAGGTTTCACTCTGACTAGGTTCTGTGAGTCTGCAAAAACAAAttgttaattaattaaaaatagaggacaaatacagaaaaatcttgcttgaggatttttttcctacagagaAGAGCACTGAAGCTATGGTGAATGCTTAGAGGCACCATGGGTCACTTCAGGAGCAGTTAGATAGGACTTCTAAATTGTCACATGGTATTTTGTCTACTAAACTTACACATACATTATGTATGGTATGCAGTCACtgtaaaaaatgcagcaaaatgaaaaggttGGTTTAAAAATTATCTAAAGATGGGAAAATTATACAAGATTTATTGAATTCCCATCTTTATGATAGCTTAAAAGCATCTATTTgggtaaatattttaaacaggaCAGAGAAGTTAATTccttaatactttaaaaagtaaggctttcttctttttttcttttaaatgttcatCAGGTTAGGGGTTGGCCAATTTTTAAGGCTAGCTTGTTACatatttgcttttcagctcATAGTTACCAGAAAATGATGGTAAAACAGTCACAAACTGCCAGGGCCAGACTTGAGCTTACCACTAATGTATATTGTTTCCATATCCTCAGGGACATGAAACCTTTTGGGAAGGCTTTCAAGACAGAGAGCTAGTAGACTGCTCTGAAATTGATACAAGCTTCTCTGAGAAAACCAGCAGAGCCTGGAGGACCTGTGATAGGGAGCAACTGTTTTCAGATACCTGCATTAAATCtcagctgtgcttttctgccagctgctgcagagcagaagatTAGCAGACATGTCCATAGCACTCAAGCAAGTCTTTAATAAAGATAAGACTTTCCGCCCAAAACGCAAGTTTGAACCTGGAACCCAAAGGTTTGAACTCCACAAACGAGCTCAGGCCTCTCTGAACTCAGGTGTGGACTTGAAAGCGGCTGTGCAGTTGCCCAGCGGAGAAGACCAAAATGACTGGGTGGCGGTCCATGTTGTTGACTTCTTCAATAGGATCAACCTCATTTATGGAACTATCTGTGAATTCTGCACAGAGAGGACCTGCCCAGTGATGTCTGGAGGCCCTAAGTATGAGTACCGATGGCAGGACGATATGAAGTACAAGAAGCCCACAGCACTGCCAGCACCCCAGTATATGAATCTTCTCATGGACTGGATTGAGGTGCAAATCAACAATGAGGATATATTTCCTACAAGTGTAGGTAAGTGCAAGGAAGAAGTCCTAAAGCATAAACTGCCTTTCATTCTGTGTACTAAGCATGTTCTTTTCCCACCCTCATTTTTAAGGATTGTGAAATTTAAGCCTTTAAACAGCAGGCGGGGAGGCTGAGGGTGTCTGGCAGAAATGGTGTGAAATACATGAAATGTTAACTGTGGCTGCCAGGTATGGTGGGGTTTGTTAgcctaaaatgttttcattctagCCATTTGTCTCTGGTAAGCCTCTCAGGTTAATCACTAAGGGTGGTCAGCATTGCATTATTAGCTTGTTGAAAGCTAATCAAGTTCTCATTGCTTTGCACTTTGCCTGGCCACTTAGGCAGATACAGAATGGATGGAAAGCAATGCCTAATTAGAGTGGTATCCTCCCTTCAAAGTGTGTACAGCTATGTGCAGTACAAGGCAGTGGAGTCAGAAATGCAGTGAACTCTGCCCTCCCACCCTCTCTTGACTTCCCATCCAAAACCGATGAATTGGGTGGTGAATTATTCTCCAGATTATTGTTTCTAAGATGATATATAACTAACAAGCTTTGCTGTGGTTTAACCAGACAGCCCAGATGAGAGAACTGTTAAGGGCAGCACGATTTTCGTTTTATAATACTATAGTTAGTTTTCCTGAAGAGTGGAGCAAGTAGGTGGAAGTATCTTTGCTGGAATAGTTTCCTCTGGATGAGGAGGACTTTGCAGATTGCATTGTGTAGCGTAGACAGCCTAAATCTTTAGCTGTGGCTGcaggtaataaaaaaataccagaTGTTACACCTTGGAGATGTCAGTGTACTTATGTAATTTTTAGCAGTTTTAGCTAATGAGTCCTGATTCACTTCTTGCAAGTGGGAAAGCTGGGAGCTTGCTGTAAGGAATGTGAGATGTTATAGATAATTACTTGGCCCAGATGAGTAACAAACAAGAAGAATGCTTATATGTTAAAATTAGTTCAGCCGAATATTTTGCAGTTAATATGCAGCTGGGGCCTGCGGCTAATTGGTAGATGATACATCAAGAGGCTGCATCTGTCAGTATTTCCTGACCTTTGAAATACCTTATTCTTGGCATTGACAGCTGTTTGTCTGGACAAACTTGTGGTTTGTTTCCCAGTTCCTATCACTTTTCTTTTCTACACTAATAGGTAGAAAGAAGGCAGTAACTATATCTTTTACTCTGCACTTTGCCAGCACAGCAAGAAGGAGCAGGATTTCAAAGGAAGCAGTACCATATATTTTGTGTAGTGAAAAATGGGTTTGATTTCTCAAGCATTTGTTGTTGTATGTTTCTTCAGGGTGACTGATTTTTGGAATTGCAGGTCGGTTGAAGGTGCAGTGAAGTATGTAATTCTGCTTCCATTGGTATTTCTGCAGACTTTTGTTATACCAAGTTTCCATCTTGGAGTATTCCAGTATTACTCGGTGCGCTTGCAGTTTGCATACACAGAAAATGTGGTCTGTCTGCAAGCATGGGGAGCAGGTAACACACTGGCATGCTGATGGGCTTTACTGAACCAACAAATACTCTATAACACACAACCTTTCAGCTCTAGATGCTCCCGCCTTATGTTTGTAGTAAGATACATCTGGAGGAACTTTTATCCTGAAGGTTTACCTATTGTAAGCCTAAGAATGGAATCAGTAAATACCCTCAATCTactgtttttctcctcccagcagctcctgctgttgTAGATTAAATCAAATCTGAAGAAACTGAGGAAGGCGGAAGACCTGTGGTCTCTAGAATGGGGCTGGACTCTGATACAAGTCAGAACAGGAATGCTTGATGTCTGTGAATAATATGAATTTGTCTCACTGTGAATTGACCcgaaggaaggggaaaagtcTGCTTGAACTTTCATGGAGTGGTAGACTGTGCCATGGTTGTATTACAGACCAAGATGACTGAACAGTCCCATAAGGAGATTTTATAGATGCCCTTTGGAGCATTATTCCATAGAGCAGCACTTGCATCTGTattctgctctcctctcctcttgaGCCTTTGTTGCAGATACCATAGTGGCCACCTGCACACTACTCATTATCTTCTTGATTCACCAGTTTGTGGTATGAAACTGTTGGTACAATTGTTTGGGAGGCCTTTGGTCTTACAGTTCAGAAACAGATGCATCCTGAGTTCTGGGTACCTCTTCTCTCAGCAAGTTCTTATTTAGGCACCCAGAACAGTCAAAGGGAAGTTTGGGTCTGTTCTGGGGtaagttgcttttctttcaaggGAATCTTTCTGATTTATCTGCACATCAATCCCTATCTGTAAATTGGGGATGATACTACCTGCCAGTCTGAGTACTGCTTATAAAGCTGTTGAATGAAATGCAGTCTCTCAGTAGGTATATTGTtacatgttttgcttttcacaatTGATCAGACAGAGAAGCTTTGTTATTGTGTTGGGTACTGTTTGCTCCTAcctgttctgcagcagcctTTGGTTAGACGCACCACAGGCGTAGTATTAATGCAAACTTCTATTTTCATTCAGAGAAATTAATGACAGTGAAAATGACGATTGTTCATTCCTCAAAGCAGTTGAAATAGATCTTGAAAGACGATATACTCagatgtaaaaacaaaacaggcatAGGTATGTCCTTACTAATAGTACAATAGTTTTGAAGCGTTGAGTGGCTGTAACTTAAAgacattaatttatttatttgactCTCTGTAGCATGTGGTCTGCAGAGAATTGTTCTGGAAAAAGTATATGTCCAGTGGATGGGATTTGGGCTGACCTTTCCATTAGCAAATGACTTTGGTGAAGAGATCCAGAGTGGGATTCATAGAAATTTGAATACATTTTTGTCACCTTAATCCTGTTAACTTGTCCACTTTCATTTGACATATCTCATGCAAACTATCTAAAAAGGGATTTCAAGAACTGCGATTAAGCGTGGGTTTCATTGAGGAGCTACTTtcaaggaaaattatttcaggatAAGGATAGCCAAGCTTGGCGGGCTTTTTTTTTGTCGTGGTGGTGTTActctgtggtttaaaaaaaacaggaatgCAGTTGAATTATGAATTGTTATGAATGTTATATTTAATCCTCTCAGTGTTTACATTGGCACAATGACCTCTGACCACTTACCAGTCTCTGTAGTTCCTGTGGTCTGGTGCtatttcctctctgctttctccagtCATTCTGGTCTATTCATTTGCTGGTATAGAGTGTCTTCCTCCAGCTACTCTCCTACTAATACTGAACTGGCtggcaggagaaaaggaagctggTATGGGAATGGAAGAGCTATGAAGAATTGTATGCAGGTGACAAAAACAGGTGCTGAATATTAGCACAACTTCTTTGTATAGGCAAAGCTTAAGGACTGTCTTTGTAAAATGGCCTCACAACCTGTAGAGGATTTTAGATGTGATTATGTACTTGTTCTTGTTTCCATTATTCTCCATTTCCTTTATTCATTTTAAGTGGATTTAAGGCATGTAAGAGGCTGACAGCTCTGGAAACAAGTTCTGTGTGTAACCACGGATATACCCTGACCTGTCTCAGCCCTCACAGTGTGGGAATGCAGGAACAGAACAGAGCAGATTTCACTCTCTATGCCTGCTCAGGCCACTCTGGTGAAACTTTCCATAGTAGTCCCCAGCATGAATTTTTGTAGTGTGCTGGAGTTTTGTTTAGCTTTAGGTAAactctttttcttcagtaaatacTAGTTGCTCTTCCAGGCACCTAGTAGTCTCACTATTTAAACACCTTTCGAGACATCTATTTCCCAGGCTTATATGGACAACTTAAATACCTCATTGCTTcaaaagtagctttttttttttttttaactcccctACTTTTTTTACCTCTGTGCTTTTTGGtaaacaggctgaagaaatcATTTGAAGCGGAAAGCAGTAGATCCTTGGGACAGCTGCAGGTTTTGGTGAATTGCAAGTTGTCAGCTTTCACTATATGTGTTCAGGCAGTGTCAAAAAAGC is drawn from Haliaeetus albicilla chromosome Z, bHalAlb1.1, whole genome shotgun sequence and contains these coding sequences:
- the MOB3B gene encoding MOB kinase activator 3B isoform X2 → MSIALKQVFNKDKTFRPKRKFEPGTQRFELHKRAQASLNSGVDLKAAVQLPSGEDQNDWVAVHVVDFFNRINLIYGTICEFCTERTCPVMSGGPKYEYRWQDDMKYKKPTALPAPQYMNLLMDWIEVQINNEDIFPTSVERDDNQDVSLKSYPLKKSKVQFPSYCRVQERDSPHGLTLLVNP
- the MOB3B gene encoding MOB kinase activator 3B isoform X1; translated protein: MSIALKQVFNKDKTFRPKRKFEPGTQRFELHKRAQASLNSGVDLKAAVQLPSGEDQNDWVAVHVVDFFNRINLIYGTICEFCTERTCPVMSGGPKYEYRWQDDMKYKKPTALPAPQYMNLLMDWIEVQINNEDIFPTSVGVPFPKNFLQICKKILCRLFRVFVHVYIHHFDRIILMGAEAHVNTCYKHFYYFVTELNLIDRKELEPLKEMTTRMCH